In Rutidosis leptorrhynchoides isolate AG116_Rl617_1_P2 chromosome 2, CSIRO_AGI_Rlap_v1, whole genome shotgun sequence, one genomic interval encodes:
- the LOC139891309 gene encoding probable serine/threonine-protein kinase SIS8 isoform X2, with the protein MPKMKHLLRKLHIGGGGGGGFNDHNHRLTSTDTPSQPPATAQFLSPSSPSPIETVDSYSVHNNINNSNSSVVDFNFFEDEFQMQLALAISVSSGSGDTREPDAETAQIKAAKQRSLGFYPSESLVEFLSLRYWSNNVVNYDERVMDGFYDVYGISSNLVTQGKMPSLVDLQSKTVYDDVDYDVILVDRTIDKQLQYLEERVSDISMECQATGMNQVISRLIERIADIVVAQMGGPVSDADDMCRNWTVRSHQLRNTMKTIILPLGCIDCGLSRHRALLFKVLADKVNLACSLVKGSYYTGTDDGAVNLIKIDNGSEYIIDLMGAPGTLIPVELQCNFQSIELDIRSDAGGAGSFGYTLPLLDISTDPLLVTHKLDGFAKVGLSDSAVASIIGSQLRTKVENGSNNPEIAQKLHAMLLKSGGNSSVSLPNVNSNEVGKAEVHLLDADMLIFGDSHCQELGVPNNEHNLLSIPVGSCGEVYRSEWNGTEVAVKKFMNQDISGDGLTQFKGEVEIMLRLRHPNVVLFMGAVTRPPNLSILTEYLPRGSLFRLLHRSDVQLDERRRMRMALDVAKGMNYLHTSNPIIVHRDLKTPNLLVDNNWVVKVCDFGMSRMKHNTFLSSKSTAGTPEWMAPEVLRNEPSNEKCDVYSFGVILWELATLCIPWTEMNSMQVVGAVGFQFRHLHIPENIDHMVAQIISDCWHLEPHSRPSFKEIIARLRNLKHLSIDRTNTQTSQ; encoded by the exons ATGCCCAAAATGAAACACCTACTACGAAAACTTCACattggcggtggtggtggtggtggtttcaaCGACCACAACCACCGACTAACCTCCACCGACACGCCATCTCAACCTCCGGCCACCGCCCAATTCCTCTCACCATCGTCTCCATCTCCAATCGAAACTGTTGATTCATATTCCGTACATAACAACATTAACAATTCAAATTCATCAGTAGTCGATTTCAATTTCTTTGAAGATGAATTTCAGATGCAACTTGCGCTCGCGATTAGTGTTTCATCAGGATCCGGTGATACGCGTGAACCTGACGCCGAAACTGCACAGATTAAAGCTGCTAAACAAAGAAGTTTAGGTTTCTATCCGTCTGAATCGCTTGTTGAGTTTCTTTCGCTTCGATATTGG AGTAATAATGTTGTAAATTATGATGAGAGAGTGATGGATGGATTTTACGATGTATATGGAATCAGTTCGAATTTAGTTACACAAGGGAAAATGCCATCATTAGTGGATCTTCAATCCAAAACTGTTTATGATGACGTTGATTATGATGTAATTTTAGTGGACAGAACTATTGATAAGCAGCTACAGTACCTTGAGGAAAGAGTTTCGGACATATCCATGGAGTGCCAGGCTACGGGGATGAACCAGGTTATTAGTAGGTTGATTGAGAGGATTGCTGATATAGTTGTTGCACAAATGGGTGGTCCTGTTAGTGATGCAGATGACATGTGCAGAAACTGGACTGTTAGAAGTCATCAATTACGGAACACAATGAAAACCATTATACTTCCCCTTGGTTGTATTGATTGTGGTCTTTCTCGTCACAGGGCCTTACTCTTTAAG GTACTTGCAGATAAGGTCAACCTTGCATGTAGTCTGGTCAAAGGGAGCTACTATACTGGCACTGATGATGGAGCTGTGAACCTTATCAAGATTGATAATGGGAG TGAATACATTATCGATTTAATGGGTGCTCCAGGCACCTTAATCCCTGTGGAGCTGCAATGTAATTTCCAGAGTATTGAACTGGATATCAGGAGTGATGCAGGAGGTGCTGGGAGTTTTGGGTACACGTTGCCACTACTTGATATAAGCACTGATCCTCTGTTAGTTACACATAAGCTTGATGGTTTTGCTAAAGTGGGCCTCTCAGATTCGGCAGTAGCTTCAATTATTGGCTCACAGTTGCGTACTAAGGTGGAAAATGGTTCAAATAATCCAGAAATTGCTCAAAAACTTCATGCCATGCTGTTAAAGAGCGGTGGGAATTCTTCTGTTTCACTTCCAAATGTAAATAGCAATGAAGTGGGAAAAGCAGAAGTTCATCTGTTAGATGCTGACATGTTGATTTTTGGGGATTCGCATTGCCAAGAATTAGGCGTACCTAACAATGAGCATAATCTTTTATCCATCCCTGTAG GTTCTTGTGGCGAGGTTTATCGTTCAGAATGGAATGGAACT GAAGTTGCGGTGAAGAAGTTTATGAACCAAGATATCTCGGGGGATGGGCTGACTCAATTTAAAGGCGAA GTAGAAATCATGTTAAGGTTGAGACATCCTAATGTTGTTCTTTTCATGGGAGCAGTCACAAGACCACCAAATCTCTCCATATTGACAGAATATTTACCAAG GGGTAGTCTGTTTAGATTGCTGCATCGTTCTGATGTCCAACTTGATGAACGAAGGCGAATGCGTATGGCTCTTGATGTG GCCAAGGGAATGAACTATTTGCACACTAGCAATCCAATCATTGTGCACCGAGATTTGAAGACACCAAATCTTCTTGTTGATAATAATTGGGTTGTTAAG GTGTGCGACTTTGGAATGTCACGTATGAAACACAATACTTTTTTGTCTTCAAAATCTACGGCTGGAACT CCAGAGTGGATGGCACCAGAAGTTTTGAGGAATGAACCCTCCAATGAGAA GTGTGATGTATATAGCTTTGGGGTAATTTTATGGGAGTTGGCTACTTTGTGCATACCTTGGACGGAGATGAACTCAATGCAGGTTGTTGGTGCGGTTGGTTTTCAGTTCAGACACTTACACATACCAGAAAATATTGATCATATGGTTGCACAAATAATAAGTGATTGCTGGCACTT GGAGCCTCATTCCCGGCCGTCATTCAAAGAGATCATTGCCCGTTTAAGGAACCTCAAacatctatcaattgaccgaacaAATACCCAAACAAGTCAATAG
- the LOC139891308 gene encoding glucuronokinase 1-like: MAICKVFTKYCKEQGIHLHSKNFSLSYDTNIPRQTGLSGSSAIVCATFSCLLDFYNIRDKIPVEIRPQLILNAENELGIVAGLQDRVAQVYGGLLYMDFNMESMNKHGHGNYIQLDTSLLPPLHLIYAENPSDSGKVHSTVRQRWLDGDKLIISSMEEVANLALEGKAALLKKDYTKLATLMNQNFDLRRRMFGDAALGALNIEMVEIARRVGAASKFTGSGGAVVAFCPDGPSQVELLEKACKKAGFSIEPVKIVPSLLNEIDIATLSTSNTSQ; this comes from the exons ATGGCAATATGTAAAGTATTCACTAAATATTGTAAAGAACAGGGGATTCATCTTCATAGCAAAAACTTTTCGCTTTCATATGACACAAACATCCCTCGACAG ACAGGGCTATCGGGTTCAAGTGCGATTGTATGTGCTACCTTTAGCTGTCTTCTTGACTTCTACAATATAAGAGATAAAATACCTGTAGAGATAAGGCCACAACTTATTTTAAATGCTGAAAATGAACTTGGCATTGTTGCTGGTTTACAAGACAGAGTGGCACAAGTTTACGGTGGACTTTTGTACATG GATTTTAACATGGAGAGTATGAATAAACATGGTCATGGCAATTACATACAGTTGGATACAAGTCTACTCCCACCTCTTCATCTAATTTATGCTGAAAATCCAAGTGATTCTGGAAAG GTACATAGTACAGTTCGACAAAGATGGCTAGATGGAGATAAGTTGATAATATCATCGATGGAGGAAGTGGCAAACTTAGCTCTTGAAGGGAAGGCAGCATTACTTAAAAAAGATTATACTAAACTTGCAACCCTAATGAATCAAAACTTCGATCTACGAAG GCGGATGTTTGGTGATGCGGCACTTGGTGCGTTAAACATAGAGATGGTAGAGATCGCGAGAAGAGTGGGAGCTGCTTCAAAGTTTACGGGAAGTGGAGGTGCGGTGGTTGCGTTTTGCCCCGATGGACCATCACAAGTTGAGCTTCTAGAGAAAGCGTGTAAGAAGGCCGGTTTCTCGATTGAACCCGTCAAAATTGTACCTTCACTTCTCAATGAAATCGATATCGCAACTCTATCAACATCAAATACTTCTCAATGA
- the LOC139891309 gene encoding probable serine/threonine-protein kinase SIS8 isoform X1 has product MPKMKHLLRKLHIGGGGGGGFNDHNHRLTSTDTPSQPPATAQFLSPSSPSPIETVDSYSVHNNINNSNSSVVDFNFFEDEFQMQLALAISVSSGSGDTREPDAETAQIKAAKQRSLGFYPSESLVEFLSLRYWSNNVVNYDERVMDGFYDVYGISSNLVTQGKMPSLVDLQSKTVYDDVDYDVILVDRTIDKQLQYLEERVSDISMECQATGMNQVISRLIERIADIVVAQMGGPVSDADDMCRNWTVRSHQLRNTMKTIILPLGCIDCGLSRHRALLFKVLADKVNLACSLVKGSYYTGTDDGAVNLIKIDNGSEYIIDLMGAPGTLIPVELQCNFQSIELDIRSDAGGAGSFGYTLPLLDISTDPLLVTHKLDGFAKVGLSDSAVASIIGSQLRTKVENGSNNPEIAQKLHAMLLKSGGNSSVSLPNVNSNEVGKAEVHLLDADMLIFGDSHCQELGVPNNEHNLLSIPVVKPLETQCGDGVEWEIPWEDLHIGGRIGIGSCGEVYRSEWNGTEVAVKKFMNQDISGDGLTQFKGEVEIMLRLRHPNVVLFMGAVTRPPNLSILTEYLPRGSLFRLLHRSDVQLDERRRMRMALDVAKGMNYLHTSNPIIVHRDLKTPNLLVDNNWVVKVCDFGMSRMKHNTFLSSKSTAGTPEWMAPEVLRNEPSNEKCDVYSFGVILWELATLCIPWTEMNSMQVVGAVGFQFRHLHIPENIDHMVAQIISDCWHLEPHSRPSFKEIIARLRNLKHLSIDRTNTQTSQ; this is encoded by the exons ATGCCCAAAATGAAACACCTACTACGAAAACTTCACattggcggtggtggtggtggtggtttcaaCGACCACAACCACCGACTAACCTCCACCGACACGCCATCTCAACCTCCGGCCACCGCCCAATTCCTCTCACCATCGTCTCCATCTCCAATCGAAACTGTTGATTCATATTCCGTACATAACAACATTAACAATTCAAATTCATCAGTAGTCGATTTCAATTTCTTTGAAGATGAATTTCAGATGCAACTTGCGCTCGCGATTAGTGTTTCATCAGGATCCGGTGATACGCGTGAACCTGACGCCGAAACTGCACAGATTAAAGCTGCTAAACAAAGAAGTTTAGGTTTCTATCCGTCTGAATCGCTTGTTGAGTTTCTTTCGCTTCGATATTGG AGTAATAATGTTGTAAATTATGATGAGAGAGTGATGGATGGATTTTACGATGTATATGGAATCAGTTCGAATTTAGTTACACAAGGGAAAATGCCATCATTAGTGGATCTTCAATCCAAAACTGTTTATGATGACGTTGATTATGATGTAATTTTAGTGGACAGAACTATTGATAAGCAGCTACAGTACCTTGAGGAAAGAGTTTCGGACATATCCATGGAGTGCCAGGCTACGGGGATGAACCAGGTTATTAGTAGGTTGATTGAGAGGATTGCTGATATAGTTGTTGCACAAATGGGTGGTCCTGTTAGTGATGCAGATGACATGTGCAGAAACTGGACTGTTAGAAGTCATCAATTACGGAACACAATGAAAACCATTATACTTCCCCTTGGTTGTATTGATTGTGGTCTTTCTCGTCACAGGGCCTTACTCTTTAAG GTACTTGCAGATAAGGTCAACCTTGCATGTAGTCTGGTCAAAGGGAGCTACTATACTGGCACTGATGATGGAGCTGTGAACCTTATCAAGATTGATAATGGGAG TGAATACATTATCGATTTAATGGGTGCTCCAGGCACCTTAATCCCTGTGGAGCTGCAATGTAATTTCCAGAGTATTGAACTGGATATCAGGAGTGATGCAGGAGGTGCTGGGAGTTTTGGGTACACGTTGCCACTACTTGATATAAGCACTGATCCTCTGTTAGTTACACATAAGCTTGATGGTTTTGCTAAAGTGGGCCTCTCAGATTCGGCAGTAGCTTCAATTATTGGCTCACAGTTGCGTACTAAGGTGGAAAATGGTTCAAATAATCCAGAAATTGCTCAAAAACTTCATGCCATGCTGTTAAAGAGCGGTGGGAATTCTTCTGTTTCACTTCCAAATGTAAATAGCAATGAAGTGGGAAAAGCAGAAGTTCATCTGTTAGATGCTGACATGTTGATTTTTGGGGATTCGCATTGCCAAGAATTAGGCGTACCTAACAATGAGCATAATCTTTTATCCATCCCTGTAG TAAAGCCTTTGGAAACACAATGTGGAGATGGTGTCGAGTGGGAAATCCCATGGGAGGACCTTCATATTGGAGGACGTATTGGTATTG GTTCTTGTGGCGAGGTTTATCGTTCAGAATGGAATGGAACT GAAGTTGCGGTGAAGAAGTTTATGAACCAAGATATCTCGGGGGATGGGCTGACTCAATTTAAAGGCGAA GTAGAAATCATGTTAAGGTTGAGACATCCTAATGTTGTTCTTTTCATGGGAGCAGTCACAAGACCACCAAATCTCTCCATATTGACAGAATATTTACCAAG GGGTAGTCTGTTTAGATTGCTGCATCGTTCTGATGTCCAACTTGATGAACGAAGGCGAATGCGTATGGCTCTTGATGTG GCCAAGGGAATGAACTATTTGCACACTAGCAATCCAATCATTGTGCACCGAGATTTGAAGACACCAAATCTTCTTGTTGATAATAATTGGGTTGTTAAG GTGTGCGACTTTGGAATGTCACGTATGAAACACAATACTTTTTTGTCTTCAAAATCTACGGCTGGAACT CCAGAGTGGATGGCACCAGAAGTTTTGAGGAATGAACCCTCCAATGAGAA GTGTGATGTATATAGCTTTGGGGTAATTTTATGGGAGTTGGCTACTTTGTGCATACCTTGGACGGAGATGAACTCAATGCAGGTTGTTGGTGCGGTTGGTTTTCAGTTCAGACACTTACACATACCAGAAAATATTGATCATATGGTTGCACAAATAATAAGTGATTGCTGGCACTT GGAGCCTCATTCCCGGCCGTCATTCAAAGAGATCATTGCCCGTTTAAGGAACCTCAAacatctatcaattgaccgaacaAATACCCAAACAAGTCAATAG
- the LOC139888183 gene encoding uncharacterized protein: MKEKPSFVALQEIKIHTVNDSWIRNLWGSTDCDFIQQEMVGKSGGQLLIWDTKLFEAVNIIKFDRVIGIKGKWRSNGIEINILNVYGPHDDVKKQRLWDSLTRLLADSDEAWVLCGDFNEVRDETERFNCDFMANRARRFNDMIETNNLFDIPLGGRSFTRVSDDGIKFSKLDRFLVSNNFFILWDNLMAVALDRTESDYCPIVLKDDEKDYGPKPFKVFDVWLDEDGIYKVVTEAWGKVSISGPRKDRIFMNNLKSVKNSLKEWSKEKFGKLDNDIEVHKSLAQALELKAETGNLNAEELEAWKNARKEWLNKEKIRSGMLKQKARVRWTLEGDENTKYFHSII, translated from the coding sequence ATGAAGGAAAAACCATCTTTTGTAGCATTACAAGAGATAAAGATCCACACTGTTAATGATTCATGGATTCGTAACCTTTGGGGATCCACAGACTGTGATTTCATTCAACAGGAGATGGTAGGCAAATCGGGAGGGCAGTTATTAATCTGGGATACTAAACTGTTCGAGGCCGTCAACATCATAAAGTTTGATAGGGTAATTGGTATTAAAGGAAAGTGGCGAAGCAATGGTATTGAAATCAACATTCTGAACGTTTATGGGCCACACGATGATGTGAAAAAACAGAGGTTATGGGATTCGTTAACTAGATTACTAGCAGATAGTGATGAGGCATGGGTTTTATGTGGGGATTTTAATGAGGTGAGAGACGAGACAGAACGATTTAACTGTGATTTTATGGCAAATAGGGCTCGTAGGTTTAATGACATGATTGAAACAAACAACCTATTCGATATCCCACTTGGCGGAAGGTCTTTTACTCGGGTAAGTGACGATGGGATCAAGTTTAGCAAACTTGATCGTTTCTTAGTTTCcaataatttctttattttatggGACAACCTCATGGCAGTGGCTTTAGATAGAACCGAATCCGACTATTGCCCAATTGTTCTAAAAGATGATGAGAAAGACTACGGGCCCAAACCGTttaaggtgttcgatgtttggttaGACGAGGATGGTATTTATAAGGTAGTTACAGAAGCGTGGGGTAAGGTTTCTATTTCGGGTCCCCGCAAAGACAGAATCTTCATGAATAATCTCAAGTCAGTTAAAAATTCTCTTAAGGAGTGGAGCAAAGAAAAATTTGGTAAGTTAGACAATGATATCGAGGTTCACAAGAGTTTAGCTCAAGCATTGGAATTAAAAGCAGAGACGGGTAATCTAAATGCAGAAGAGTTAGAAGCCTGGAAAAACGCTCGAAAAGAATGGTTAAATAAAGAAAAGATCAGGTCCGGTATGCTTAAGCAAAAGGCGCGTGTGCGTTGGACCCTAGAAGGAGACGAAAACACAAAGTATTTTCACTCTATTATTTGA